GAATACATGATATTACTGTATATGTTACTATGCAGCTGAGATAAATGAAAGCTTGTCAGTGTGCTTGATTTGGTCCATTGATATCAAAAGgaatattattcttttttttgttgttgtggtagTCTGACCCTTTTGAACTGccaaaatatataattatagCATAAAGCATATATGTGTGTTAATGACCAGACCTAATGTGCTGAATTAATAGATAGTCTTATCTCTGCTTTATGGAATCTCACTTATCTAGAAAGTACCAATCTAGAcctacatatttcatattttattcttAAATCTACTTTTAGATGTATATATCTGAAGTCAAAGAGTAAataagatgtatttttttggtttggatgAAATCAAAAAGGCTGAACAAGGAATAAAATGTCTTGAAGGCCCAGTGTGTAGGAgttagtggcatctagcagcATCACCTCACCCTTCCCTAAGGTGGTTGCTAAACAcgccaacaaaaaaaacaaactttctagagacagtgtttggtttgtccattctgggctactgtagagaTATGGCGGCGCAACATGGAAGAGaatctgctccctctgtagatacaAAAGGCTTATTTTAAGTTAACGAAAACAAAACCCCAACCCTGACCCACTAACCCTAACTCCAAACCCCTTAACCCCAACTGTGACCCTTTCTCCCCCTAAATCCCCCTAAaacctacacactggacctttaaaccTTGTTCTAACTTGTGAAACTGCATGATAATTATTTTCAGAAGTATGTGCTAGTTCCTTTCCTTACTGGTTACATATATTATTTGGCAACTACAGATGTATTTGGAGGGATCAAGGTGTTTTTGTCCTTCTTGCCCACCGTCATTTATTTGAAGACTGAATACAGGATGCTCAACTGAAAGTTCAACAGTCGTTATGAGAACCAAAAGCGATATTGTCAACGTTACGGTTTCATACACCAGTTTTCACACGAAAAAACATTACAGGGTCATCATGGGAACACTTTGCATTTCCACAAAAGGtaatgatatgtttttttaataggtCGCTACGATGCAACACCCAGTCTGAGGGCTCTTAAATCCCTTTTCACATTGCAAATTCTTATACCTTCAGTGACAGTTTTCCTTTGCCATCCTGTGCATTGTCATTGCCTTAGATGTCCTCTATTTACAGTGGAGCGCTTTCAGCAAACTAAGCACCGTAAAATATCTgtctggttttttttaaatgcatgctTTTTACAGATAAGTCCCTCTGTGCATTTCCTTCTTTTGCTAGAAAAAGGAGACTGTCATTATGTACATCAGGAGGATCAAAATGTCTACATAAGTTGATGAATTCCCTCAAGAGCCTTCTCTTTTGAGCTCACTGTTTGTCCCCAAAGTCACTCTCGAATCTGCACGAAGCactgcagtttctttttcagcaacacacaacaacacaagtaaaaGGGACTTGTCATGCCATGCAAAAATCTCTGTCACTACAACAGCACCCTTGTCTTTTCCCTTCCCGCTCTCCCGCACATCGGGCTGAGGCTGCAGTGGGTCTATTGTCCCTCAGAAGCTTCTCTCAGAGTCACATGCTGGTTTCACAGGTCGGTGACAGGCTGCCGTCCCCGGGTATCAGGTGGATATCTGACGTAAACATGTGATTCTCTACTTTGTGTCCACTTTGGTTGCTGTCAGCCTTGACCTCCCCACCTGCCCCAACCAGATCTTGGGTGCAATTTTGTGCTGCCGTTTTGGGCGACAAGGGCGCAACTGCGGCACCTGCCACCTCCATCAGATGCTTCTCTTCATGGTTCTCTGTGGACTGATCTTCATCGCCGGGTGGTGTGTCCACCACCAACCTCTTACaggtctcctcctctgtgaccgGGAGCAGCTCCTCTGAACTGGGGATGAGCGGTGACGTCTCTCCATCAGGGGACTCGTCTTCCAGGATGCTGGAGCTGATGTCTCCAGGAGAGGTAGTGCTTGGCGGTGTTAGTGGGCCTTCAGCAGACGTTTTGGTGAAGTTGACCTTCAACCCCTTGTTTTTAAGAGGGTTATTTCCTCTATGAGAGCTCTGGAGATTCTCAACAGAGCTGTTAAAGCTCTCCCCTTCCACTATGTGGAGCTTTGATCCGTCACCTGGATTGACAGATTCAAAGAAGCCATCTTTGAGAGGGGCACCAGTAAAGCTATGGTCACTGCTGGCCCTCCGATGCCTAAGATCCAGATACGGTGGTGCCTTGGGGTGTTTGATTTCATAGGGCACAGCTTCTTCCTCATCTGAGTCATGTTCTCTACAGTCTGCTGAGCAGCTTGCAAAGTTATCAGGTGAGGATGGTTGCACCTCCTTCATCTCAAGCTCTACTTCCTCTTTTAATGTGAATTCAGGGGGGCTGTGAGATTTCTTGGGTGAGGCAGGGCCGGTCATGGTTGTGCTCAGAGTGCTCATGGAGCTTGTAGTGTTGAGGTTAGTGAAGGACTGGGACTTGGTCATCTGGTTGTACATCTCCTCCAGTTTCTGCACATTGAGGTGCTGCGGGGTCCTGTTTGTCCGTTGGGGACTTCCACTGGTGTTGATGGTTATCCGATGAGGAGTATTTTGCAGCAGAGACTCTGGGTTTCTTTTATCTGGCGACTTTAGGTTAGTCTCTGAGCTGGCATGCCTGGTAGAGCCCCAGCGGCCAGGCGACAGGTGGTTGTCCAGGGAGGTCTTGTCATCTCCTTTCTCTACCACCACGTCCATCAGCTCCATGCTGCGGGCAAAGGCATCTTTTAGGTTCATTGACACAATGCTGCCGTTTCTCTTGGCTCTCTCCAGTGCTTCCCTCCTCTTGATGGCCTTCTCCTGCCTCTTCTGCTCCTTGTAGAACTCTGAGAAGTTGTTGACAATAATAGGAATGGGTAGGGCAATGACTAGCACTCCTGCAATGCAGCAGAGCCCACCCACGATCTTTCCAAGTAAAGTCTGTGGGTAAATGTCACCATATCCCACGGTAGTCATTGTGATAGTAGCCCACCAGAATGAGGCAGGGATACTGGTGAATTTGGTAGCATCTTCATCTTTCTCAGCAAAGAAGACCAAGCTGGAAAATATCATGATGCCCATGGCAAGAAACAAAATGAGCAGGCCCAGTTCGTTGTAGCTCCGTCTCAAGGTAAACCCTAGAGACTGGAGCCCTGTGGAGTGCCGGGCCAACTTCAGGATCCTCAGTATTCTCATGATCCTGAATATCTGCACCACGCGGCGCACGTTCTGGAACTGCAGCACACTCTTGTTGGACTCAGTTAGGAAGATGGTGACATAGTAGGGCAGGATGGCCAGCAAGTCAATGACATTCAGTGGGCCCTTGAAGAACTTCCACTTgttaggagaggagaggaagcgaAGGAGGTACTCCATTGTGAACCAGGCGATACACACGGCCTCCACATGAGCCAGCTGGGGGTTGTCGCTGGCATGGCCAAACTCGTCTATGTCCTGGAGGTCCGGTAAGGTGTTGAGGGACAGAGCGATGGTGGAGAGGACGATGAACAGGATTGAGATGATGGCCAGAatctgaaaagagaacacagggGGAATGAAAGATTAGCGAGAGTCCAAGTATGAGTGATATGAGTCTAATGGAGTGTCTGCCTTCGCTTAAAAGGCCCTATTGGTGTGTTCTTGAATGAAAATGAGCCACCCTTATGCATATGCGATACATAAAGCACATCACAGTGTTGTTTATGAGGACAAAGGTAAGTAGCATGgtaatgtaaaatgacaaaagaaggCACAAAATGAGTGATTCAATCTTTGAGTGAATGTGGCATGGCTGGATGGATTGTTATATGAGGAGAATctttaataaagcaaataaCTAGGCCAGATTTCTATTTTGGAAACAGAgaagtgtgcgtgtgcgtgtgtgtgggagcaACAATAGATAAAAGGATGGAGGGATTTTGGCTCCACCTGTTGGCAACAGTAGAAaactccctctttctgtctgaaaaTATGAGCTACTGCTTTCACCAATAAACGAAAAGTTGCTGCAAAGTAGTTTTTGAAAACTTATGTTGGAAAATATAATAACTTCATACAACTCCCTGTGCTTTCTGCTCAGTCAGGGAGTAGTTAAGAACATCCTGCATAATCCCATGAGGTCATGCGCAGCATGAAGCAGCATTACAACTACAGCTCACTACTTGACCAGGGTTTACTGACCTCAGCAGATTAAATCTTGCCTTCTCTGACCGAGGCTCGGTGTATGGGAGATGACAGTGTGGGCGGTAtggtcagggttagggtcaggGGTTAGGTCACTTCCGTCTCTCTTCACTTTCTTCTATAATACCTCATCATACTCTATCCAAGCCTCTGTCTTTCACCAGAGCCACTGTTACTTCTTTCAATGCTGCTGGGATTAGCTGATGTCCTTTTTCCACACCTCAACTCTGCTCAATGtcttgtgatggaaaaattccttttcattatgggttgatgaattttgaactattttgttgaatatgatttcttaaagacatttatctaacttgcttcatgtgactgatatgttatgcaaatgcatgaacacctaacctctgccctatatgattgtaatagagtcatgaaccagccaaaactcagatagaaagtcaccctcttgtcttatgttttatgtctgataattttatgctttgcacagaatcccaggtcatgcgtcatgaagttttaactttacgtcttgtgtcgatgagaagcctgtctgattgggatagtcgtatgtacgtgtgtgtgtgtagcttaatcactgctggcaccgagagtgcttgtctcttcccctgaccttgttgatatctgtgtataaaattgtgaacactcctttactctgggctcattcactcagctcatgaatttgactgtgtggtgagtccatctgcagatggttggattaaacttaccgaaaagacagatctgactttactcttttattgacagaaatttccaccacagtctCAACCCACACAGGTGAAGAGTCTCTGTCCTACACTCGACAGTACTGCAGCATAACCTCAGTCAATCTACTGAACCAGTGCATGGAACAATTTGCATTCCTTTGTGTGAAGTCCTCTATGACCCAAGCAATATAAAACCTATTAAAATCTAATGAACAAAGattgaaggttctcagtcaaGATAGGAAAAACAAAGCACCGGGAATACTAATCACAAACTGCCAGTAAGTTGCAGAACACACTGATTATCCTACATAAATTTGCACAGTGCAGTCTGGAGACAGCCACTTCATCTGTGAGACTTGCGTATTTTAGCAAATATCGCGTATTAGTGACTATCATGCAGGGTTGTTTAAGTTCAAGGATTCTACAGAAATGTTCAGGGGACAGCCGTTTCTATGATCTATCCATTAGCCTCCGGCTTGCAGTGACACACTCGATAAAGGGGCTAAAGGCTGATGACACtgcctgaaaaagaaaaccgTTTTCAAAGGAGGAAATTCCTTTTCGGTAAGAAAGAGGGGACAAGGGGGTGTCATGGCTCAGCAAACGAGTGTTATCGCTAATTGAATGCTGGTGCTGATAAGGTTAAACCTTTTAGCAGCTAAGTGAGTCACCTGGTCCTGGCCTGGCACAGAGCTGAAAAGACGCAGATTGGTTCAGAACCCCAGAACTTTTTGGCAAGCTCACTGGAGGCTCATCCCCTGGTGCCAAGCCACTCGATCAGAAGACCTTTGCTTGTGTCCTGTTGCTGAACACCCTGGCACCAAGTCAGCTCCAGAAGTAGAGGAGTAGTTGAGGGCATGCGATAGTGATTTTGAGTTTATAGGCTTACTGGTGTTCGCTttgtggatcttttttttttcgatacAGTAGAAGAATATCTATGATTTATGAAAATACAAGCAAAAGGTCGCTCGTTCTTCAGAGGTCACCTGTTCTTTCACAGAGGAGACAGTTAACCTCTTGCTGTACCACACTTCAGAGCATGCAAGCCCTTATAAAACTGCACAATGAACAGTGAGTATGCATGCAAACACtctcagagacacagagagaaagtgattAATGTTTTCCCTGACCCACACCCATGCAAGCTCACCTTCCCACACACCCAGGCACCCCTCCCTCACGGACAGCAGCAAATGGCATTTGAGCAAGAGGATGAGCAATCCTGCAGTGGCTTGCATTAACCTACTGTAATT
This is a stretch of genomic DNA from Acanthopagrus latus isolate v.2019 chromosome 19, fAcaLat1.1, whole genome shotgun sequence. It encodes these proteins:
- the kcnb2 gene encoding potassium voltage-gated channel subfamily B member 2 isoform X2 — its product is MAEKLGPAGPKPANIRNAPSLPPEPIDIIRTKARSRRVRLNVGGLNHEVLWRTLDRLPRTRLGKLRDCNTHESLMEVCDDYSLNENEYFFDRHPGAFTSILNFYRTGKLHMMEEMCALSFGQELDYWGIDEIYLESCCQARYHQKKEQMNEELRREAETMREREGEGEFDNTCCPDKRKKLWDLLEKPSSSVAAKILAIISILFIVLSTIALSLNTLPDLQDIDEFGHASDNPQLAHVEAVCIAWFTMEYLLRFLSSPNKWKFFKGPLNVIDLLAILPYYVTIFLTESNKSVLQFQNVRRVVQIFRIMRILRILKLARHSTGLQSLGFTLRRSYNELGLLILFLAMGIMIFSSLVFFAEKDEDATKFTSIPASFWWATITMTTVGYGDIYPQTLLGKIVGGLCCIAGVLVIALPIPIIVNNFSEFYKEQKRQEKAIKRREALERAKRNGSIVSMNLKDAFARSMELMDVVVEKGDDKTSLDNHLSPGRWGSTRHASSETNLKSPDKRNPESLLQNTPHRITINTSGSPQRTNRTPQHLNVQKLEEMYNQMTKSQSFTNLNTTSSMSTLSTTMTGPASPKKSHSPPEFTLKEEVELEMKEVQPSSPDNFASCSADCREHDSDEEEAVPYEIKHPKAPPYLDLRHRRASSDHSFTGAPLKDGFFESVNPGDGSKLHIVEGESFNSSVENLQSSHRGNNPLKNKGLKVNFTKTSAEGPLTPPSTTSPGDISSSILEDESPDGETSPLIPSSEELLPVTEEETCKRLVVDTPPGDEDQSTENHEEKHLMEVAGAAVAPLSPKTAAQNCTQDLVGAGGEVKADSNQSGHKVENHMFTSDIHLIPGDGSLSPTCETSM
- the kcnb2 gene encoding potassium voltage-gated channel subfamily B member 2 isoform X1 codes for the protein MQTVVYHGKHPPLQVSPPIAMAEKLGPAGPKPANIRNAPSLPPEPIDIIRTKARSRRVRLNVGGLNHEVLWRTLDRLPRTRLGKLRDCNTHESLMEVCDDYSLNENEYFFDRHPGAFTSILNFYRTGKLHMMEEMCALSFGQELDYWGIDEIYLESCCQARYHQKKEQMNEELRREAETMREREGEGEFDNTCCPDKRKKLWDLLEKPSSSVAAKILAIISILFIVLSTIALSLNTLPDLQDIDEFGHASDNPQLAHVEAVCIAWFTMEYLLRFLSSPNKWKFFKGPLNVIDLLAILPYYVTIFLTESNKSVLQFQNVRRVVQIFRIMRILRILKLARHSTGLQSLGFTLRRSYNELGLLILFLAMGIMIFSSLVFFAEKDEDATKFTSIPASFWWATITMTTVGYGDIYPQTLLGKIVGGLCCIAGVLVIALPIPIIVNNFSEFYKEQKRQEKAIKRREALERAKRNGSIVSMNLKDAFARSMELMDVVVEKGDDKTSLDNHLSPGRWGSTRHASSETNLKSPDKRNPESLLQNTPHRITINTSGSPQRTNRTPQHLNVQKLEEMYNQMTKSQSFTNLNTTSSMSTLSTTMTGPASPKKSHSPPEFTLKEEVELEMKEVQPSSPDNFASCSADCREHDSDEEEAVPYEIKHPKAPPYLDLRHRRASSDHSFTGAPLKDGFFESVNPGDGSKLHIVEGESFNSSVENLQSSHRGNNPLKNKGLKVNFTKTSAEGPLTPPSTTSPGDISSSILEDESPDGETSPLIPSSEELLPVTEEETCKRLVVDTPPGDEDQSTENHEEKHLMEVAGAAVAPLSPKTAAQNCTQDLVGAGGEVKADSNQSGHKVENHMFTSDIHLIPGDGSLSPTCETSM